Part of the Salvelinus sp. IW2-2015 linkage group LG7, ASM291031v2, whole genome shotgun sequence genome, actatattttttttcggaaagaagtatgttcaatagaaaaccgattttagcaggtgcgtaatgtcttcatggcgcgcgcaaacacgaaaccttctactaaaactgatatttcttattagtttttgaagttacaagcctgaaacattgaacatagactgctgacaccctgtggaagccataggaattgcatcaaGGGAGCTATTTCCAATATGACATTtgtcttgcatttctaagaggatgatctctcaaaagaaaaacatttctgttggtttttctttggattttctcctaccatatctattgttatattatcctacattattttaacatttctacaaacttcaaagtgttttctttccaatggtaccaattatatgtatATCCTGGCTTCgggagctacaggcagtttactttgggcacgtcattcaggcaggaAGTGAAGAAAAAAGGGGTCTAGCCCTTTGAAGtttttaacatgctggtagaaattgggTAAAACGGTTTTgagtttccttgcattaaagtccccggccagtaggcgcgccgcctctggatgagcgttttcctgtttgcttatggccgtatacagctcattgagtgcggtcttagtgccagcctcggtttgtggtggtatatagacagatacgaaaaatacagaggaaaactctcttggtaaatagtgttgtctacaacttatcatgagatactcgacctcaggcgagcaaaaccttgataCTTACTTAATAGTAGATTTttcgcaccagctgttattgacaaatagacacagaccgccaccccttgtcttaccggaggaagctgttctgtcttgccgatgcatggaaaaatctgccaactgtatattatccatgtcgtcgttcagccacaactcggtgaaacataagatactacagtttttaatgtcccattggtaggatagtcttgaacggagctcatccagtttattctccagtgattggaCGATGGCCAATAAGAAGGATGGTAGAGGTGGGTTACCCACTCACCGAAGAATTCTCACAGGGCACCCAGACCTGCGTCCCCTGTATCTGTGTCTTCTCTTCacgcgaatgacagggatgagggccttgtcgagtgtctgaagtaaatccttcctgtccgactcgttaaagaaaaagtattcatccagtacggggtgagttaTCGCTGTCCTGATATATAGAAGCTCTTTtaggtcataagacacggtggcagaaaccttatgtacaaaataagttacaaatagtgtgaaaaaacacacacaatagcacaattggtcctTCAGCGCCATTATCactaagtgcagtcgcaaaaaccatctatgatgaaactggctctcatgaggactgccacaggaaaggaagacccagagttgcttctgctgcagaggataagttcattagagttaactgcacctcagattacagcccatataaatgcttcacagagttcaagtaacagacacatctcaacatcaactgttcagaggagattgcgtgaatcaagccttcatggtcaaattgctgcaaagaaaacactcctaaaggacaccaataagaaaaagagacttgcttgggccacgaaacacaagcaatggacattagaccggtggaaatctgtcctttggtctgatgagtctaaatttgagaattttggttctaaccgccatgAGACCGTAGGTGACcggatgacctctgcatgtgtggttcccaccgtaaagcatggaggaggaggtgtgatagtgctttgctggtgacactgtctgtgatttctttttcgaattcaaggcacacttaaccagcatggctaccacagcattctgcagcgatatgccataccatctggtttgcgcttagtgggactatcatttgtttttcaacaggacaatgatccaaaatacACATCCAGActgagtaagggctatttgaccaagaaggagagtgatggagattaattaattacttaaaaatcatacaatgtgattttctggatttttgttttagattccgtctctcacgagTTGAGTTACCTAGATAAATTaccgacctctacatgctttgtaaagtaggaaaacctgcaaaataggCAGTGTATCAAATCACTTCTTCCTTCCACCCACTCGTATATACCTGTATATACACAcgatactatatatacacactatcaTATTAATATGTTCACGTTTaccatagttcttttgttttttctttctttttagtatgtcagggcgtgagttggggtgggcagtctatgtttctgtttcatgtgtgGGTTTCTTGTTGGCCTTAGATGTTCtacaatcagaggcaggtgtctatcattgtctctgttgggaaccatatttagtgAAGCCTGTGTTCCtattggtgttgtggtgttgcttCAATCTTTGTGTGTCTgaaccagatagaactgtttcggttttcaacttttggtgttttgtaaatttgtagtgttcagttaatTTGATTATCATTACATTAAAGAtgacactaaccacgctgcgttggtcctctccttcttccaccgacgaaagccggtacatatatatattatgtaagcggtgcgtaactggctgcagggaagtcaggcgcaggagcgCAGAATGAGGGTAACAACTGGAGCACTTTAATAATGCACAAAACAAGCTTGTACCCAGAAACAATAAATACAGTAAAATAACCCGTCGCGCAAAACCAGACATAAGATGCACATGTCCTGTACAAcaaacaatctcacacaaagacatggggaacagagggttaaaatacacgacaagtaatgagggaatagGAACCaggtgtgggaaaacaagacaaaaaaaatggaaaattaaagagtggatcgacgatggctagaagaccggtgacgtcgaccgccgaacgcccagcccgaacaaggagaggacccaacttcggcggaagttatTAAAAGCAGCTAGCTAATCCAATGTTATTAAATCAGCTATCTAGTCCAATGTTATTAAATCAGTTAGCTAATCCAATGTTATTAAATCACGATACtgttgagtcggaagtttacatcacacttaggttggagtcatttaacctttttcaaccactccacagatttcttgttaacaaactatagttttggcaagtcggttaggcatatctactttgtgcatgcacaaaagtaatttttccaacaatgtttacagacagatttattttacttatttattaACTGTTCTAtaccaattccagtgggtcagaagttacatccactaagttgactgtgcctttaaaccagcttggaaaattccagaaataatgtcatggctttaggagcttctgataggctaattgacatcatttgagtcaattggaggtgttacctgtggatgtatttcaaggcctaccttcaatcagtggcctttttgcttgacatcatgagaaaatcaaaagaaatcagcgaagacctcagaaaaaaaattgtagacctaccaCAAGTCCtggttatccttgggagcaactttccaaacgcctgaaggtaccacgttcatctgtacaaacaatagcacggcAAGTATAAacgaccatgggaccacgcagccgccatacgcCAGGAAAGAACGCGTTCTgtcttcctagagatgaacgtactttgttgcggaaagtgcaaattcaatcccagaaacaaGCAAAGGACCTGTTGAAAGATGCTGGAGAGAAACACATaccaagtatctatatccacagtaaaacgagtcctatatcgacataacctgaaaggctgctcagcaaggaagcagccactgctccaaaaccaccataaaaaagacagactacggtttgcaactgcacatggggacaaagatcatactttttggagaaatgtcctctggtctgatgaaaccaaatagaactctttggccataatgaccatcgttatgtttggaggaagaagggggacgcttgcaagccgaagaacaccatcccaaccgtgaagcacgggggtgtcagcattgtgttgtggtggtgctttgctgcaagagggactggtgcacttcacaaaatagatggcatcatgaggcagaaaaatgaggtggatatattgaagcaacatctcaagacgtcagtcaggaagttaaagcttggtcgcaaatgggtcttccaaatggacaatgaccccaagcatacttccaaagttgtggcaaaatggcatatggacaacaaagtcaaggcattggagtggccatcacaaagccctgacctcaatcctatagaaaatttgtcggcagaactgaGCTTTTGCGAGCAAGGAgatctacaaacctgactcagttacaccagctctgtcaggaggaatgggccaaaattcacccaactgattgtgggaagcttgtggaaggctacacaaaacgtttgaccccaGTTGGTGTACTTTTGTCCTTTCTTCTCATGTGGTATGGATGAAAAGGTCCCCACATGAGCGCTACATGCAGCGTGTTATCCCTCTTTCCCACCCCAACTCCCTCCCCTCCCAACCCCAAGATAGTTGACTTGGAGCACAGCAAGCGAGACAGACTTCCTATTCAGGCAAAAGAGCGTGGCACAGAACCCAGAAATATGGGTCAATGGTCCCCAGTCTCCCAGTTTCTTCACAGTCACATACATGCCAGTTCAGAGCCACTACTAAAACAGAGAGTCTGTGTAGAGTTTGTGGAGCTCTCCTCTTACACGTAAGGGTATTTCTGACAGCATAATTGCAGCCACATTATGCAACATTACTTATAGGGAGTTTACCATTGCCAAGAACCAGTGAGAAGGGAAAGGTTGAGTTTACTGTGCACATAGCATGAGAATAAAGTACATGAGTGTGCATCCCAGGATTCCAGATAGCAATGTGTGACAACGCAATTTTACAGTGGACTTTATACCTTTGGTCTGACTGGCAATCACATTTTGAAGAATGTCAGTGGGTCTGGAGTGTGAAAAAGCCTTTTCAACAGTCACCCAGGTCTGACAATATGATCCGTATTTTATTATCGCCATCAGTGCCATTTCAGTAATGCTGAAATGACAACACATGGCCCTCTGTGACGagtgatagggaacagactattTCACAACAGAACCAGACGACTGCCTTCCTCCTCTTGTCCTCCTTTTGGAAATCATGTCAAAGGGCATGGTTCTTCACACACATCCAACGTAACCTCATCAATTTATCATCAATGTCAATATATACACCCATTTATTGTGGACACCCATAGGCTAAGGCACTGACACAGGAGGTCTCAGAAGCATTGGGACTTACACAAAGCTATCTGTACAATTTTGTTTGATTAGGAATGAACCTAACACTGCAGCTGGGGCTTTCCAACCAATAAAGGGGTAGCCACAGAGATAATTTGATTGATCTTTATGGGGGAGGTACTTTAACATCAAATAATTCTCATTGGATACAAGTCAACCTCTCCTGGTGGTGTTTAATGTACAAGACACTGGACACAAACCACCCAACCACACATGATGGTCAATGTTCAGCAACCAGACACTGGACACAAACCAATCAACCAAATGCACATGATGGTCAATGTTCAGCAACATGTGTAGTGTTAGTCTAACCTCTCTTTTGTTacgtctaggttagactactgcaatgctctactttccggctacccggataaagcattaaataaacttcagttagtgctaaatacggctgctagaatcctgactagagcaaaaaaaattgatcatattactccagtgctagcctccctacactggcttcctgttaaggcaagggctgatttcaaggttttactgctaacctacaaagcattacatgtgcttgctcctacctatctttccgatttggtcctgccgtacatacctacacatacggtacggtcacaagacgcaggcctcctaattgtccctagaatttctaagcaaacagctagaggcagggctttgtcctatagagctccatttttatggaatggtctgcctacccatgtgagagacgcagactcggtctcaacctttaagtctttactgaagactcatctcttcagtaggtcatatgattgagtgtagtctggcccaggagtgtgaaggtgaacgtaaaggctctggagcaacgaaccacccttgctgtctctgcctggccggttcccctctctccactgggattctctgcctctaaccctattacaggggctgagtcactggctttactggtgctcttccatgccgtccctaggaggggtgcgtcacttgagttggTTGAGTcgttgacgtgatcttcctgtttgggttggcgccccccccttgggttgtgccgtgtctgagatctttgtggctatactcggccttgtctcaggatggtaagttggtggttgaagatatccctctagtggtgtgggggctgtgctttggcaaagtgggtggggttatatcctgcctgtttggccctgtctgggggtatcattggatgggccacagtgtctcctgacccctcctgtctcagccccagtatttatgctgcaggaGTTTATGGTCGGGGGCTAGCGTCAGTctgtttatatctggagtacttctcctgtcttatccggtgtcctgtgtgaattaagatgctctctctaattctctctttctctctttctttctctctctcggaggacctgagccctaggaccatgctcaggactacctggcatgatgactccttgctgccccagtccacctggccgtgctgctgctccagtttcaactgtttctgcctgcagctatggaaccctgacctgttcaccggacgtgctacctgtcccagacctgctgttttcaactctctagagacagcaggagcggtagagatactctcaatgatcggctatgaaaagccaactgacatttactcctgaggttctgacttgttgcaccctcgacaactactgtgattattattatttgaccatgctggtcatttatgaacatttgaacatcttggccatgttctgttataatctccacccggcagagccagaagaggactggccacccctcatagcctggttcctctctaggtttcttcctaggttttggcctttctagggagtttttcctagccaccatgcttctacacctgcattgcttgctgtttggggttttaggctgggtttctgtactgcactttgagatatcagctgatgtaagaagggctatataaatacatttgatttgatttgatctttatTCTTCATTGTGGAGTTGTCAATTCCAGAATATAAAAGAATAGTAGGCAACACAAGTTTCACTCTTATGATGAACTATTTGCTTAGTTCAACTTCAAAGTTTTGCAGGCAGATGAGACCCACAAAAGAGGGTCAGGACTTTCACCGTTGACATTATTTaatatttaacaaaaaaaaattctgatgACACGTCAGTGTAGAACTAACAGGCCACACTCGTAGCAGTGTTTAAAagcagcaggatcaatgagttttTGTAGTTGTATTACGTAGCATCATACACTGTCAAGCTGACACTCAGGGCTTAGTGATGACTGCTTTTCATGTGATAAGACTGCAGTAATACAGTACCCTTTTCAGCACTACTACACTTAATAAAGATGCAGTCCGAgcgctactttcaaaactactagctgaaattatacaaaacctcCTAGAGCATCACTTTAACTTGTCCAACCACACCATTGCATCTATGTTGCATGACCCAAACACATTTGACTCACGTGATATTACTTGCACAATATATTTTGGCAAGATGGGGGTTTTCGATGACCTTGCCTTTGTACCCACTCCTGGCTGTTTCTAAAACAGCCCTGGACAAATGCCAATTGCACCAGACATTGAAGACATTGCCTCAAAGCAGTTGCCTCCACCACTGCACTTGCTCTAAACACCCAACGTCATGAATATTCATAATTTGACACTATGTGGGAGTTGACATGGATCTCATTGTGTATAAAACCCAGCACATCTCATTGCATCTTCGTTTGTGGATGCTCGACTAAGACGAAATCTAAGGAAATCATTTAACAGGTTCCTATACAAGTAAGTATATTAAAATATTTTCTGCTCTTTTCTGTGGAATCTTCATTCAATCTAATTTAGAATTATACAGTGGAATCTACATTGTCAGAATATTTGAGATATTTTCACTGATATATTACTTAATGCATTATGATGATCATAAAATGATCGGCGGTCAATACTAATCATTTAGCAAATTAGTTATTTTTTCTTTGCAGAGCCATGAATAGCCTATTAattattaaatgtaatttttttctcCATAGACTCAACTTAAGACAATGGAGACCATGAACGAGATCATTCCATTCGCTAAAGAGATCTTGAGCCAGAGGCCGAGTCGGGGCATGATGAAGGTGTACCTGCTGGGTTCTACCCTGGCATTGTTTGGAGTGGTCGGTGGGCTGGTGGAAACAGTCTGCATGCCATTTTGTGAACAGGAACCATTAGACGAGGAAATTATGAAGTTGAtcacagaggagaagaagaggcaaATGCTGGAGCCAGAGATAATCACTGACGAGCCTGATGTTGTGGATGAGTTGCAAACGGAGATTGATGCTAAGAAGCCACTGGAAAGTCGTCAGAGGAGGGCGTCTATTAGGTCACATGCCTGTTGAAGATGCactgcatctccttctcatgtTGTTTGAACTCTACACACACTAATGAAACCAACACTTAGAACACAAAATGTTGTGAAATAAGCTAAATCCACCTGGCAATCAAAATGGATTGCACTTGGTGATTTTATCATGATAATTTGGCCATGTTTAGGGACACCTTGACGTATTAgcaatgagaagagaagagactgaatggatggatggatggatggactgaTGCAACAACAGGCTACAGTTATGACTGGCTGCTGGGCAGCAGAAGCTCTATGACTGATTGAgaatttgtattttcttttggcGACCTAATAAACCTATTTTATGTTACCACTGGGTCATGATGTGGTTCATGTCAAACAGTGTTTTGAGTAACCCAAGGTATCCTTCCCAATAATGTATATATACCCTAGATGATTGACATGGGGCTCTGTTTTAAGGCCACTGCACAGGCATTTTTGTACTCCTCCACTAGTGTAAAAagttatagaaatgcatttataaatgtctacattcgtttttgccaagtatattctattacagacaccttcatGCATACGTATATGAActgaacataaataaataaaaagatatataaaaaaatcttaagatagatttttttttagagAGGTTCAATGTTACTACAAgaaagaaatacataaatacataaaaacatgtaattctgtccttgaaacatttaatttaaatattGTAGAATTCCATCCATTGCATTGAAGGACTGCTCCTTCTGATGTGTACCAATATGGAGGTCAGTGGCTTCAAAGACTATCATTGGctaatacatagcatcagcaatccaatGTTTATATACTATAGGTTTCAGAGAGGACACACATTTTGAAAAGGGACAGGAACGCTGAAGGTGTAGTGTATGGCCAATAAGAGGGCTTttcttacgcacgacgcaacgcggattGCCCGGACagagcccttagtcgtggtatattggcaatatgtcacaaccccagaggtgcctaaatgctattataaactggtgaccaacgtaattagagcagtaaaaataaatgttttgtcataagcGTGATATACCACGACTGCCAgtcaacattcagggctcgaaccacccagtttataattgcttTTAGACAGTTCATGCAGTAGGTGGCAGCAAATCTATTTTATAAGCAGAAACTGCCTGTTCTGCCGGAAATGacgtcaatgttttttttctggctgtacctagctagctacagtaacgttagctagataattTATTAGTTAGTCAGAAAGGCGTACATTTGTGAAGTCTGTAGCTTTTTGATAGCAAATAATCACCATATACCGTGCAGATGGCAGACCCTGCAGTGATGGCGGGTGGATTCAGTGCTGTAGTAGgggtaaataaaatattttgtcaTAGCTATGTAACGCCGATAGATAACTAGCTAATTAAAATACGCTATAATTTGGGGGGTAAATTTTCATCAAATGAAAGCcattcactagctaacgttacgtttaAACGAATGTTGTAGGTAGCTAAGGTGGCTGACTTGCTGTTTTGTAAACTGGCGTTGACGTCAACAATGCTGACTAAACGTATAACTAGCTATTGTAGTTTGCTATCCCTGATTGAAAGGGTTTTCTCACTCACCACATATGTTTGTTTTACAGCGTTCAGGGGGTGGTAAGGCGACGTCCAGTCCGGCAGAGAA contains:
- the LOC111966095 gene encoding G0/G1 switch protein 2-like, producing METMNEIIPFAKEILSQRPSRGMMKVYLLGSTLALFGVVGGLVETVCMPFCEQEPLDEEIMKLITEEKKRQMLEPEIITDEPDVVDELQTEIDAKKPLESRQRRASIRSHAC